A window of Oncorhynchus nerka isolate Pitt River linkage group LG4, Oner_Uvic_2.0, whole genome shotgun sequence contains these coding sequences:
- the zfand5b gene encoding AN1-type zinc finger protein 5b, with protein sequence MAQETNQSQAPMLCATGCGFFGNPRTSGMCSVCYKDHLTRQNNGVSPLSAMGGSVSSSPTMETSTIQRIEASLNNAAAAEAEAEAASGAAALPVTQQMTEMSISCEEEGASPKAELAEPVVTQPTASASPPSAAGSDESKSPDSAKPKKNRCFMCRKKVGLTGFDCRCGNLFCGLHRYSDKHNCPYDYKADAAAKIRKENPVVVADKIQRI encoded by the exons ATGGCACAGGAGACCAATCAGAGCCAAGCGCCCATGCTTTGTGCCACCGGCTGTGGTTTCTTTGGAAACCCCAGGACCAGTGGCATGTGCTCTGTCTGCTATAAGGACCACCTGACCAGACAGAACAATGGAGTGAGCCCCCTGAGTGCAATGG GTGGCAGTGTGTCCAGTAGCCCCACAATGGAGACCTCGACCATCCAGAGAATTGAGGCATCCTTGaataatgctgctgctgctgaagcGGAGGCCGAAGCTGCCAG TGGGGCAGCAGCTCTTCCTGTTACCCAACAGATGACCGAGATGAGCATTTCCTGTGAAGAGGAAGGAGCGTCGCCTAAAGCAGAGCTTGCAGAACCTG TGGTCACTCAGCCCACCGCCTCAGCTTCCCCTCCTAGTGCTGCCGGCAGTGATGAATCCAAATCACCCGACTCTGCCAAACCGAAAAAGAACAGGTGCTTCATGTGCCGCAAGAAGGTTGGCCTTACAG GTTTTGACTGCCGCTGTGGGAACCTGTTCTGTGGACTCCACCGTTATTCAGACAAGCACAACTGCCCGTATGACTACAAAGCCGATGCCGCCGCCAAGATCCGCAAGGAGAACCCTGTAGTGGTGGCTGACAAGATCCAGAGAATATAA